aacattcattcattcattcattcattcttgttTTCCGAGGCTGGCATAGAACTCCTAATTCAGATGGGATGACCTTCAATTTTTGATCCTCCAGCCTCCTTCTTTAGCTAGCTGGCAATACAGGTGTGACCCACCACTCCCTGTCTGCGCTGTGACAGGGATCCAACTCAGTCACAGTGCACGCTAGgcaagcaagcactctgccaaccttcattctcctcctcctttactAGTCAGAAAGTTTTAACAGATGCCAGCCACAGTTGGTAGAAAGTCTCAAGTAGCTGTTTATTGCCTTGCTTTAtttgtaagattaaaaaaaaggtgAATGATTACATGAGATGATGAGCAgtgaaaactgaagaaattcttCTTACAACTTTAGGAAGAGTTAGCTTGCTAGGTTATTTAAAAATTTTGCAAATTCCCTACAAGTAAGGATGACCTTAGAAAACAATGACGATGCTGACTTCAGTAAGTTCATCCTAAACTAAATCTCACTTATTAGGCAGAAACTTTTCCACTATCTTGGCTGTTAACTCATAGGCAAGTATAAAATAACTGGAAAAGTCTAGAAGGCATCATTCCATCAGCACACACCCACAGTGAACGTTCAGGGGATAAGCTCTGTGCGTCTATCCCTTAGGGACATAGTGTCAAGAATATGACAGAAAGTGTAATTTAATTAATTGCCATGTCGGGGTTCTGGCCTTCGTGACCTTCAGCAAAGCATTACTATCGTCGCCTGGGTCTCCGCTCCTCTCTCCACTTTTCCTTACTCCCAGGACTTACTCGAGCGCTCGAGGCAAACCAGTGGGAAACGCAGTCCGGATCCCAAGCCCAGAGCCCTGTCACCCCGACGCGGAAAGGAAGCGAGCGCTTGCGGTGTCGCGCGGCCGGCCGGAGGCAACTTTTCCGCGTCAGGCTTCGCGGGTCCCAGAGGTTCGAGCCCTTCGCCACCCGGCAGGTGCTCGGCTCAGGAGCCGGGGCCACTTGCGCGGGGACCGCGGGTCCGGACGAGTCTCCGCGGGCCGGCCGCGCCGCCACCGAGCGCAGCCCCGAAGCCCCGCGCGCCCGCCCCGCCCCCGAGCGGCTCCGGCTCCAGCGCCCGGCGCGGCAGGTGTCTGGGGCGCCGCGGCCGCCGGCGCAAACTTGGCGCGCGGTGGGGCCGCCCCCGCGCGGTACCTACCCAGCGGCCGCCGCCGCTCCTCAGCCCGCCGGCGCGCCCGCCTCCGAGCCCGGGAAAGCGAAAGAGAAACAGCGCCCGCCGCGGCCTGTCTGGTCCCCCGCGCCCTGTCCGCCCTCCCCCAGCAGGCGGGAGCGCGCGGGCTCCGCAGGGCCACTCGGCTCTGGCGCGATAGGGCGCGGCGGGCCTCGGGGCCAGGCCGGTGCCGCCTCCAAGGGCAGCTCCACCCACCTCCAACCGCCAGAGCCGCCCGCCTGCCCGCAGGCCACGCCTCTCTCGCCTGCCACGCCCACCTACACGCCCTTTCCTCGTGAACCACGCCCCCTCACCGGTCACGCCCCCAGCCCACGCCCGCCCGCTCGTGCTCCTCCTAGGCGCCTGGGACACCCTGagtgccctgccccccccccccccccccgacccttgttgctcctgtgtgACACGTAGCTGTGGCCAAATTTTATCTCTGTTCTTATCCTCGCCATccctctcagggttgttttcagtCTAACAATGACCAGTATGTTTTTCCTGGCCGGTTCAAAAGCTGTGGTCAGCGTTGAGAACTGAGTCACCTCACTAAATTTTCTCTTTggggcagtgagatggctcagacgGTAAAGGAACTTGAAGCCACGCCTGAGAACTTGATCAATTCTCAGTattcaatggaaggagagaatggacagaacagactcctgcaagttgtcctctgacctccacagggtCAAGGTGGCATAAGAGCACCCACAAACATtggtgtaaataaatataatttaaaacgtCGACGAACTGTTTCATAGGGGGCGTTGTTCTCCATACTGGACCCACAGAGCTGTCGTGGACATGAAGACACATCTTGCTATGAACCTTATCTAGAAACCATTATTGAACTTGTTGCAGTTTGGTGGGTCTAGCAATCAGAATCACTGACAAATACAGGTAAACTGAAATTTTCTGTAGGGAGTGAGGACCGTAAGTGGTAAAAATTTTTATTGCTCTTTGCAaggttcaaaacaaacaaaaacccccagtGCTCTTTCTAGTGGACTTTGAGACTTCCAAGACATCATTAATTGACAGAAAAGGATTCCTTGAAAGGTATCCTGTACTGCTTTACCCAAACTCACAAATTCCTACTAAGCATAACTTAGACCCAGAGCTTCAAATCTTAGAAGACTATAATCTAGGATTCCTAGGATCCTAGGCAAATCAAGGTAGCCACCACTTACTGACCAAACAGCAAAGGAGAATTCTCCAAAGGGCAAGTTGCAAAGTAACCTTCAGTCTTGCACACCAGAAGGAAAATAAGGGCTGCAATTCCAGCATCTCTTTTGTAAGAGCCAGAGCAAAGGTGGCTAAAGAattcagagagaatgcagagcatTTGCTTTATCTCCTCCCGACAGGCAGGACCTCTGGCTAGGGACAGATTGTGGAGGTGACttcaagaacaaaacaacaaaccaggCACCCAGGTGTCCAGAGATATACCTCTAACTGTGAATGCATGGAGCAAAAAGGGATGATTTTAAAACTATCCATTTTTATAACCAAACAGGTAAattagatgcaggcaaaacaaactCATCTGAATATCACCGCAGGAAGAATATACCTTCTGATAGGGCTTTAAGTGATTATAATCTTCTTAAGAACACCTTTTTGAAACTGTGATTCAGGATGGGATGACTTCTACAAGACACAGAAATTATagtaagcaaaagaaaacaagtcaGGTCAAGTGACTTACAGGCTTCATGTCTTTCATACTGAACAGATCCAACTGTGAAAAGCCAACCTATTTCTAGTATATTTAAAATAGGCAATGGAACTGCGCACTAAATTCTactaaaatatgaaatgaaagaTCTTGCTATATATATTGTAGCACACACAAAATAGCCAAATAGTGTTCTAGTTTGTGTCTGaaattgttttaaatgtcttTCCCAGGAATAACAGTCAAAGAACTCTGAGAGGAATGCAATTGGTGATCAGTAAATAAGCTGCCCAATATTTCCATAAATGATCTTGATTTGGACTCAAGGAGGACATATACCAGCAGAGGACGGAGGGGTGCTAATTCTCATGTTGTAGGCAGTCCCTGGTGGTGGCTGTGGGAACGGAGATGCAGGAGTGTGACGGTGGGGCTGAGAGATGGGATTGGGTCCTGTCCTTTGTGAGGACACCTGTGTTTTGTGTCCTTACACACATCTGTAGTCAAACAATGTCTTTAGTcatcattttattgctgtgaagagaaaccggGACCATGGTGACTCTTCTAGAGAAAAAATcctttaactgggggcttgctaaCAGCCTCAGGGACTAGCTCATTACCATCCTGGGAGGGGACTTGGTGGCAGGCAGGTGTGAAGTAGCAggctggagaagtagctaagaGCTGCTTCCTGATCTCAGTCAGGCCAAGAGACTAGATCTGGCGTGTGCTTTCGAAGCCTGAAAGTCCACCTCTGATGAAATTGACatctaagcattcaaatatatggttCTAATGAGAAGATATGGGCTCTATTCTAATTCGCCaggttctgatttttttctcctttagaaATCATCCAGTCTTAcaccccattttctttttaagagcaAGTGGTTTGCTTGCCTAGCAGGTACATGGCTATAAATTCCCAGTGCTTTGAGGAAATAAAACAATAGAACTCatagaaatgtaatttaaaatataaacattagtcttgattaaaaataataacaaaaacaaaggcaagatcaATGTATTCTTGGTGAATGTGTATTTTAAGTATAGAATACTGAGACATTTTGACTTCATTTTTCAGACACAAGACTACCAACACCCCAAAAAGTACAAATCCAGAAGTCACAGCTGATTTGGGTTGAGCCAAGGCCAAAACGAAAGCATCagttcagttttatttattccttttagaAATTCTCAAGTACATGAAGTTATGGGATATATAGTAAACAGAATAACTTAAGAACtgccgccccaccccacccccagcggggcggtggtggcacacgcctgtaatcccagcactctgggaggcagaggcaggcagaattctgaggccagcctggtctacagagtgagctccaggacagccagggctacacagagaaaccctgtctgggggggggggacccaaatccataaaaccaaaaaaaaacaaaaaaaaaaaaacaaaaacaaaaactgtccccccccccaaaagaaatggagaaggaggaggaggaggagagctagAAACAGCAGTCATTTCCACCACTCACTAATTAGTAAGTTATTATCAACAGATTTTAATCGTTTACATGAAAAATAGGGTGATACAGTCCCAAGAATTAAACAATGCCTTGTTCATTACTGTAAATTAATGTACCTCAgtattgtctttttgttgttttgcaggTTTAACTACTTTGAAAGGAACATGCTGGACATGCTGTTGCATTGCCATTAATCTTAGCATTGGGGACACAGATCTATGAAGAGTTAATACAATAAACATTTATAAACGTTCACAAAACCAGTTTGCAACCTTCTGAGGAAGGGTAGAAACCAGCAACTAAGAAGGTCCCTGCGCTGACGGCTGGAACTGGAGATCAGTACTTTGGTCTTCTCACTTCAAACCCATCTacttccatcttcttcctcttttcgGCGACAGCACTTTACTCCCACTGTCGCTCTGCCTTATCATTGGCTTCTTTGAATCGTCTGGTTTTCCGTCCTTCAGACATCTTGATACCATATTGGAACGCTGCTTTGGGCAAAGCCTCCCTGCTGTTCATATACTCACTATACTCCTCCTGAGTATCAAAGTCCCAGCGGCGTAAGGGACCCTTCTTGTTACCCTGGTCCATTTTGCTATAATCTACGTCTTCATCACTATCTCCATCCATGTCGTCCATCGTGGCTGGATAGCATTCTGCGTAACTGTTGGATGTGCCGAAGAAATCACCCAGCTGCTTCttatcttctggcttctgcagtgaTTCAGTGCCTTCCCAAGCAGCAGACTCAGCAAATCTTTCATTGATGGACTTGATCAACTCTTTTGCAGATCCAGGTCCTCTGTCAACATCCATGGGCTCATCATCCACTTGTAGCTTCAAAAAGTagctgtgccttttctttttctcctcttgtttCTGTCCCCAGTTttgctccctgtctctgtcccatTCCCGATCACGTTCCCATTTCCGGTATCTTTCACGTTCCTTGTCCCGAGGTGTCTTGGTTGTGGAAGGGACATAATCCCCAgtgtcttcaaaaattttcatGTCAACCTCAGGAGGtttcttttcttccagttttCTTTTATACTTCTTTAGCTTCTTGTTTTGGGTCCCCTGCCTCATGTATGATAAAATCTGGGTGAGCTTACGAATAACAATGTCATTTGTAGTCAGTGTGGTCTGGGCCTCCACAGTGGGGCAGTCAGCCTTGCTGCGTATGACAGTGGTGGGGATGTCTGTGTCCCCGTTCTCATCATGCAGATCTATTACATAGGCCATACGTCCCGGTAAGAACAGCTCATTTCGCTTACATGGTTTTCTCTTGAAAAGCACTTGATACACATTTCGGCCAAGGCGTGTTTTAAATTCAGTGTTGTTCTCAGGATCCTCATCTTCCTTGGTTTCCGTATGGAGCTTTTCCAgaagtttcttttccttctctttgctgGCGATCTCAGCACGCACCTTTTGAAGCAACACAAAATCCAAACCTTTCACCAGATGGGTGTGTTCCATATCACCACCCAAGAATTTAGACTCCTGAATCAGTTGTCTTCTCTTCTCAGCTGCTGATTTGTGTGCCTCAGCAGTGGGGCCCACAGCCCTGTAGTTGGCTGTGGTACGTAACAGCTTAGTTTCCTCATAATCTTTGTTCGTGCCGTCTCTCCGTTCCTTGGCACGGTCCCGGTATTTCTCTGCGAGTTCTCTCTCGCGCTCAGTG
This portion of the Apodemus sylvaticus chromosome 1, mApoSyl1.1, whole genome shotgun sequence genome encodes:
- the LOC127687941 gene encoding protein Red-like, which codes for MPEGDSEPFSNPLAPYGHDVDDPHSFYHSKLTNEDFRKLLITPRATPTFAPPSEPRHHEMPTEYSEDEDPAAQRRKKKSYYAKLLQQGTERERELAEKYRDRAKERRDGTNKDYEETKLLRTTANYRAVGPTAEAHKSAAEKRRQLIQESKFLGGDMEHTHLVKGLDFVLLQKVRAEIASKEKEKKLLEKLHTETKEDEDPENNTEFKTRLGRNVYQVLFKRKPCKRNELFLPGRMAYVIDLHDENGDTDIPTTVIRSKADCPTVEAQTTLTTNDIVIRKLTQILSYMRQGTQNKKLKKYKRKLEEKKPPEVDMKIFEDTGDYVPSTTKTPRDKERERYRKWERDREWDRDREQNWGQKQEEKKKRHSYFLKLQVDDEPMDVDRGPGSAKELIKSINERFAESAAWEGTESLQKPEDKKQLGDFFGTSNSYAECYPATMDDMDGDSDEDVDYSKMDQGNKKGPLRRWDFDTQEEYSEYMNSREALPKAAFQYGIKMSEGRKTRRFKEANDKAERQWE